The genomic window TAATACGCAACGACCAAACACGCTAAAAAACCATCTCGTCGGTAACACgcgcacccccgccgcgtcgctcaccaCGAATCCCCGAACCTCTCGTACAGCATCTCGTACATCAACAGAGCCGACGTGAAGTGCCAGATCGAGTGGAAGAACACGTACCCGTGGTACATCCCCCTTCGCttgcacgccgcggcgatgaacatGCACACCACCGGCAGTGCCGATGCCTCGACAACCTCAGTGAGGTGACCCCTCTTGGCGCCGATGCACGACAGTAGGAACATGACGTACACGTTCGCGCACAGCACGTCGCAGAACAGCAGGTTGGACACCAGCCTGCGTCGCTCGGGCGAAGCGCCCGTCAcccccgcgatggcgcccgccATCGGCGCCTCCCAGATTGGCGCATCCTCGCCCACGAACTGGCagagctcctcctcgtcgtcgctgggGTGGTCGTTGAGTCCGTTcggcacgccgtcgtcgaacgcccGCGGGCTACCGCTCATCCTCTTGTCGTTCAGCCGCCCGCTTCGCCTCCTCAGACCCCTCGGGGTCGCCACCGTCATCGACCCGACCTCGTGAAGGGGCGTCAGCGTCACCCCCGTCagctgctccgcgcggccgACGAGGATATTCCAATCGTGCAGggcgcacgcgcacgcgcggtcCAGGTTGAGTTGCGCGCCGTGgaacgcgctggacgcgagcgcgacgagcccgacgcaTATCGCGTGGAACAGATTGCTGCCGCAGTACGGCCGGAGGCACTCCGCCACCGGGTGCTGCAGCGCCTTGGCGGGCAGCGACTGGTACAGCGCGAGGCCGCAGATTATCCAATACGGCACGTTGGTGAACCAGAACGCCCACTTGACCCACGGCTTGAGCTTGTCGTGCATCACGAAGTTGTGGGACATCTCCCTGTTCCCCGAGCGCTTCTTGCCCCGCACTCTGCTGTGTAgcacgtccacggcgtcgaggatgtGTCCCGCCACCATCGCGCACGCTTCCCAGATCGACGCGCTTCGATCTGTGCTGACTCAACAGCAAAAAAGCCGCAAAAAAAGCCGCATCTTGCCACGCAGTCAAATATCTTCACCACCGCGCAGGGAGCACTCGCAGACCGCTCCCCGCGCATCGGGGGAAGAGATCCGCGGGTTCGAgcgcgggacgacgccatGGTGAGCCtcacgaccgcgccgccacccgtcgcgcgcgccgatacaccgccaaccccgcgcgtcgtcgtcggctcccCGACCCGTCCCGAGCCCTAACAATTTTCCTCGCTGACACGCCCGATCCGACGCCTTTCCTTCGCAGGGGAACGGCTCGACCAAGCTGGACAAGGCGCTCCTGGCGGACACGGACGGCGAGCGGTACTACGGCCTGGAGAACTTTGGGAACACTTGCTACGCCAACTCGGTCTTGCAGGCGCTCTACTTCTGCAAGCCGTTTCGCCACGCGATCCTCGAGTACCACGAGTCGCTCCCGAAGGATCACGACGAGAGCCTTCTGACCGCGCTCGGGGACCTgttcgcgtccatctccaACCAGAAGAAGCGCACGGGCGTGTTGGCGCCCAAAAAGTTCATCGAGCGGCTCAAGAAGGACAACGTCATCTTCAACTCGTACATGCACCAGGACGCGCACGAGTTTTTCAACTTTGTGGTCAACGAGTGCTGCGAGGTGCTCGTGAAGCAGCACCGGCGGGAACACCCCACGCCGGACGGGGAGGAGACCAAGCCGGTGAAGACGTGGATCCACGACATATTCGAGGGAGGACTGACGAATCAGACCCAGTGTTTGTGGTGCGAGAACGTCACGTCGCGGCACGAGGCGTTTATGGATCTGAGCCTCGACATTGAGCAAAACGCGAGTGTCAGCGCGTGCCTCAAGCAGTTCTCGTCCAACGAGCTTCTCGCGTCGCAGGATAAGTTCCagtgcgacgcgtgcggggGCTTGCAGGAAGCGCACAAGCGCATGCTCGTGAAGTCCTCCCCGAAGGTGCTGGCGCTGCACCTGAAGAGGTTCAAGTACCTCGAATCCCTCGGCCGGCACGCTAAGCTCATGCACCGCGTGGTGTTCCCGTCGGAGCTCAAGATTCCCAACAtgacggaggacgcggacggtcAGGACGCCGCGTACCAGCTcttcgcggtggtggtgcaCGTGGGGTCGGGGCCCAACCACGGTCACTACGTGTGCCTGGTCAAGTCGCACGGGCAGTGGCTcacgtacgacgacgacaccgtGGAGctgatggacgacgacgccatgaACAACTTCTTCGGCAGCACACAGGAACACAGCGGGGGGAACACGGAGCACGGCTATATCCTGTTCTACGAGAGGGTGGACGGGGCGGAGtggagcgggagcggcggcggggaggggtcgaggggcgcgcggggagggctCAGCGAGGCCCTGGCGACGGCCCAACAGTAGCGGCAAGGAGCCAAAAAGTTTCAACGCTCTCATCGATAACTTTTGTCAAGCCTGAGTTTTTCGAACCCTCGGAGccacgacgcgcgtcgcgggtgacGTCCGAGTCGACCGCGGGGCATGGACATGATGTAtcgcgcgacggacccgcgcccgacgcggctcAGCGTGGACGAACGACGCAAGAGAGACGCGGACTCTAAGCGCCGCGCCAGACGCAAGGGGTACGCCAGTCGCGGGGGCCTCGActccctccgcctcgagcgctgGTGGTTCGAGGCTGTTGGCGACCCGATGAAGACGGCGCTTACGGGCGACCAGGCGCTCGGGTTCTTCAACCGCGTCGGGTTACCCAGGGAGATCCTCGTGCGCGTGTGGGAGATGGCCAAGCGCGGGCGGAAGGGCGAACCCAAGGGTCTGCTGCGCCACGAGTTCGAGGCCGCCTGCTGCCTCGCCTCGGTGGCGTTGTTCGAGTACCCGCAGGTGGTGAAGCTCCCGGGGCGAGACATCGCGCGACaccccgacgcgcacgcgcgcaaACGCGTCGGGTACGCGCAGGCGGGGATGTACTGGAAATTCTCGGCgttcgacctcgccgcggctgccccgacgccgcctccgacgcgtcaccaccacccgccgccgccagtcACGCGAGCCGAACCGACCGGGAGCCAAAAACCGAGTCGACaacgacccgcggcgccggcgccgcaccCCGGGGACTCGAGCTCCGAAGACGACGAaccgaccccgcgcgctgTGCCCAAGTTtgtcatccgcggcgcgcccccgctcccgctcgagccgccgccgccgatgcgagcggaacgcgacgatcgcgatcCCTTCGCCACCACCTTCCCGGTTGACGACTCGCTCGTGCCAAAGCCGACTTTAGGTGACTTTGCAAAAGTCGCTCCGCCTACCGTCTcgccgatcccgccgccgccgctgccgccgccgccggtacgaaccgcggtgcgcgccgcggatgacgagacgagcgacgccgccgcatcgacggcgacgacgtcgcccttcgcggggacgacgacgacgccgccggcacgcCCCGCGGACGACTACGCCGACTTTGACGCGCACTCGCCGTTGAACCTCTCGTCGCTCGGGCTGGACGACGGATatggggcggcgaggtccccggacgcgcgatcgccggaCGGGGCGTCGAtggagccggcgcggggtAGGACGTACAGGGACGACCTGGCCGATAGGATATGGGAAGACTCGCGGTACCGGTAGGCGCTAGCTAGCCAGAGCTATAAGTTAGTTGTAGGCTTGGTCTTCGAGCGAAAAGGCGTTCCGAAATGTCACCCCGGAATGGTGGTGGAAAACCACGAGACGCTCGGCGCTCACTTcgtgcggcgcgcgagacggGATGGccagcatcgccgcggccggagccgcggccgcggccatAGGCATGTGGTACTCGCAGCGACGCCAGCCGACCGTGAGCGAGTTCACCGAGCCGCCCACGAACTGGGGGGAGGCCATGCTTCGGCTCCACGAGGTTGTGCGCATCTCGTGGAAGGAGGCGTTGTCCAAGCTTGGGGTGTGGAGGCTTGATCACCTGCTCGCCATCAGGCACCTTTCCAACAGGGACATGAGCGCCGAGATCGCGGCTGAtgccgcgcggtgcggcaCACTCGTGGAGGTGcgccctcgaccgcgcgcgaacccccgcggcCCCTTCGGCACCGAGGCAATTATCATAAAGTGCCCGCTCGCCCAGATCCGCCCGGGCCCCGCCCCAGGACGCTGACCCCCGCGCACCCTCTCCGATTCCAACgcaggacggcgacgagtggATCGAAAAgctggacgccatcgcgctcgccgccgggtacAACCGaaccctccgcggcgcgcgcaacCTCGAGCAGATCGTCGCGAAGCTCGACCCGTCGCGAGCCGACATTCTCATGAGCCAACTTCGGCCCGCCATCCTGCAACCCGCGTACATCCTGGTCAGGGATCGCGTCGAGAAGAAGCTGTTCTTCGTCATCCGAGGCACGCACTCGGTGAGGGACACGGTGACGTCGTTAACCGCAAACTCCCGGCCGCATCACGccatcggcgaggacggagcGCCCGTGCTCGGacacgcgcacgcgggtTTTTtatcgacggcgcggtggctgGTGAAGACGTGCAAAaacgacctcgcggcggcgaagagcgccaATCCGGGGTACACCCTGACCGTCGTGGGtcacagcctcggcgcggggacggcggtgCTGCTGACGCAGATTCTCCGCGAGCAAGACGGGGGCAACGCCCCGGGGAACCCGTTTGCGAACGTCGAGTGCATAGCTTTCGCGTGCCCCTCCTGCCTGTCGCGGGAGCTCTCCGAGTCGTGCCGTTCGTTCGTCACCACCCTGGTGTCCAACGCCGACATCGTCCCGTACGTGAGCTTCAGCAAGGTATCCGAGCTCCAGTCGCAGAtcgtgagcgccgcgtggGAGCAGCAGGTGCTGAAGAAGTGGAGGGAGACGACTCGCGCTTTAAGTTGCGTCGCGCCTCGGGCCAGTCGGTCGAACCTCGGTCCGgccgacaccgccgccgcccgcagGGGCGCCGTCGACAGGGGCCCGCACTTCCTCTGCCAAGTGCCGGGTTCGCTGACGTGCGGGTTCGGGGGTCCGCCTCGCGTACGTACCTCGAGTCACTCGGAGGGTCACTCATCAGAGGGTGTTGTTTTGGACTCGCAAGCGTTTGACGTGGCGCAcctcccgggcgcggcggcggggggaaaCTTTCGCCCGAGGCGATGGCTCGGCGCGCAGCTCCGATCGCTGACGCGGGGGTTCGAGAACGGGGGTAAGGGGGGAAAGCTGAAGCAACTCGCGGGgctgggcggcgcgctcatcgccggctgcgtcgcgcccagaaaaccggcgacgcgaattCCCGACGCTTATACTTTGGAAGACTCCAGGGCGTCAACCGGGCGCGTCAaccgggaggaggagcgagagtccccgcggacgcagacgatggcgacggcgcgcggcgcgtggccCGCGGAgagcccgagcgcgtcgagcgcggcggctcgcgaggctgccgccggagccgcTCGTCCGGTTGATCGTTCGGAAAAGTCAGAGACGGAAAAGTCGGGGGGTCACCCAGAGACGTCGACGGGATGGGACCCtgatcgcgcgccgcgcgccgacgacgacccgcttCCGCAGTGgaccgccgagctcgcgtccgcgcgcgacctggtgctcgagctggacgaggacgaggagttactcgcgcgggcgcagggtgaggcggcgcaggaggTGCTCCGCCTGCAGGAGGAGCTCAGCGTGAtccacgcggcggagattcggagcgcctcgcgagcggcttcgacggcggggggcgactcggactcggacgaggaggaccgctcgccgctcgccgcgccaaAGGCGAGTTGGAGCAGCATGGCGTCGCTGCTgggacccggcgcgcccgcggacgtcgtcgccgccgccgacgaggtcgaggcggcTATCCAGGGACCGGATGAGATTAGGCCGGGGAGTTACGAACCGCGGGGCGCCGGAGTTAAGGGTTTAAGCGGTTTaagcggcgaggacgacgacgcggacgacgtcagGGGGCAACAGCTCCTGGCGCAGCAcgtgctcgccgagcgcatagccaccggccgcggcggcagcgacTGGAGGGCGGTCCAGctggagcgccgcgcgtcgcgcgggtctctCG from Micromonas commoda chromosome 11, complete sequence includes these protein-coding regions:
- a CDS encoding predicted protein yields the protein MGNGSTKLDKALLADTDGERYYGLENFGNTCYANSVLQALYFCKPFRHAILEYHESLPKDHDESLLTALGDLFASISNQKKRTGVLAPKKFIERLKKDNVIFNSYMHQDAHEFFNFVVNECCEVLVKQHRREHPTPDGEETKPVKTWIHDIFEGGLTNQTQCLWCENVTSRHEAFMDLSLDIEQNASVSACLKQFSSNELLASQDKFQCDACGGLQEAHKRMLVKSSPKVLALHLKRFKYLESLGRHAKLMHRVVFPSELKIPNMTEDADGQDAAYQLFAVVVHVGSGPNHGHYVCLVKSHGQWLTYDDDTVELMDDDAMNNFFGSTQEHSGGNTEHGYILFYERVDGAEWSGSGGGEGSRGARGGLSEALATAQQ
- a CDS encoding predicted protein translates to MASIAAAGAAAAAIGMWYSQRRQPTVSEFTEPPTNWGEAMLRLHEVVRISWKEALSKLGVWRLDHLLAIRHLSNRDMSAEIAADAARCGTLVEDGDEWIEKLDAIALAAGYNRTLRGARNLEQIVAKLDPSRADILMSQLRPAILQPAYILVRDRVEKKLFFVIRGTHSVRDTVTSLTANSRPHHAIGEDGAPVLGHAHAGFLSTARWLVKTCKNDLAAAKSANPGYTLTVVGHSLGAGTAVLLTQILREQDGGNAPGNPFANVECIAFACPSCLSRELSESCRSFVTTLVSNADIVPYVSFSKVSELQSQIVSAAWEQQVLKKWRETTRALSCVAPRASRSNLGPADTAAARRGAVDRGPHFLCQVPGSLTCGFGGPPRVRTSSHSEGHSSEGVVLDSQAFDVAHLPGAAAGGNFRPRRWLGAQLRSLTRGFENGGKGGKLKQLAGLGGALIAGCVAPRKPATRIPDAYTLEDSRASTGRVNREEERESPRTQTMATARGAWPAESPSASSAAAREAAAGAARPVDRSEKSETEKSGGHPETSTGWDPDRAPRADDDPLPQWTAELASARDLVLELDEDEELLARAQGEAAQEVLRLQEELSVIHAAEIRSASRAASTAGGDSDSDEEDRSPLAAPKASWSSMASLLGPGAPADVVAAADEVEAAIQGPDEIRPGSYEPRGAGVKGLSGLSGEDDDADDVRGQQLLAQHVLAERIATGRGGSDWRAVQLERRASRGSLVGSDNEGANSEDTAFTVKLYPAGRILHMVRADATPVDANGGVGVGDESSRGEEPVAAAPGSAEWRARFRMYADVSVDMYDSIKLSRTMLSDHFLPKYLEALEDVLWSMKKKKEDEAVARATERT
- a CDS encoding predicted protein; this translates as MVAGHILDAVDVLHSRVRGKKRSGNREMSHNFVMHDKLKPWVKWAFWFTNVPYWIICGLALYQSLPAKALQHPVAECLRPYCGSNLFHAICVGLVALASSAFHGAQLNLDRACACALHDWNILVGRAEQLTGVTLTPLHEVGSMTVATPRGLRRRSGRLNDKRMSGSPRAFDDGVPNGLNDHPSDDEEELCQFVGEDAPIWEAPMAGAIAGVTGASPERRRLVSNLLFCDVLCANVYVMFLLSCIGAKRGHLTEVVEASALPVVCMFIAAACKRRGMYHGYVFFHSIWHFTSALLMYEMLYERFGDSW
- a CDS encoding predicted protein, which gives rise to MRAERDDRDPFATTFPVDDSLVPKPTLGDFAKVAPPTVSPIPPPPLPPPPVRTAVRAADDETSDAAASTATTSPFAGTTTTPPARPADDYADFDAHSPLNLSSLGLDDGYGAARSPDARSPDGASMEPARGRTYRDDLADRIWEDSRYR